A genomic region of Bdellovibrionales bacterium contains the following coding sequences:
- a CDS encoding ABC transporter permease: protein MTSISFGLIGLMMFGGYVNRTDNFLRVYTIFALNTGHVAIYARDGLEKFRYKPQNYSFDLVSQAKIDAILNGHKEKIDSYSKILSGTGLVGNGCQSFPFYVSSIEPAIDLKLRAHEQMLKWAPELTKFIKGRALGEYKEETSPLSISKGLARLLHKPLVFDEVRIGENQIRAIDCSSPEAKQLIESDSNIQLLTGTWQGTTSALDGEIVSQFSTGFSETDQGALIAPLKYLQNLFDTERIGHYSVWLRSPNEIDSVMASLKSEFVENDILADTYPWYHEDLSPTYNGAIRFLRVMIAFIGIVLSAIITLSILNSCTMTVTERSAEIGMMRALGFTRNRIRLVFVQEAGLVGGLGLFGGLLLGSLIIAFINAQRIPFTPPGASHEIPMLLLPHFGFTVITCGFILFLNLLTTWFVVGQISQKNISHLIMGNHG, encoded by the coding sequence ATGACTTCCATTTCTTTTGGCCTTATCGGCCTCATGATGTTCGGCGGATACGTCAATCGGACCGACAACTTTTTGCGTGTTTACACTATTTTTGCTCTTAACACCGGTCACGTTGCCATTTATGCTAGAGATGGGCTTGAAAAGTTTCGCTACAAACCTCAAAATTATAGTTTTGACCTCGTCTCTCAAGCTAAGATCGACGCTATACTAAATGGACACAAAGAGAAAATAGACTCTTATTCCAAAATTCTATCGGGCACTGGCCTGGTGGGAAATGGTTGCCAAAGTTTTCCCTTCTACGTATCGTCCATAGAGCCCGCAATTGACCTCAAATTGCGAGCTCATGAGCAAATGCTGAAATGGGCTCCAGAATTAACGAAATTCATTAAAGGACGCGCCCTCGGCGAATACAAGGAGGAGACTTCTCCTTTGTCTATTAGCAAGGGACTTGCCCGACTTTTACACAAACCACTGGTTTTTGATGAGGTTCGCATCGGAGAGAATCAGATAAGAGCTATTGATTGCTCAAGCCCAGAGGCCAAACAACTTATTGAATCGGATTCGAATATTCAGCTTCTGACTGGAACTTGGCAGGGAACGACCTCTGCCTTAGACGGCGAAATTGTATCTCAATTTTCGACAGGATTTTCAGAAACAGATCAGGGGGCCTTAATAGCCCCCCTCAAATACCTCCAGAATCTCTTCGATACGGAACGCATTGGTCACTACTCTGTTTGGCTTCGCAGTCCGAATGAAATTGATTCTGTCATGGCAAGCCTCAAGTCTGAATTCGTAGAAAATGACATATTGGCAGATACCTATCCTTGGTATCACGAAGACCTCAGTCCAACTTACAATGGGGCCATCAGATTTCTCCGAGTCATGATTGCCTTTATTGGAATCGTATTGTCTGCTATTATCACTTTGTCCATTTTGAATTCCTGCACCATGACCGTTACCGAGCGCTCGGCCGAAATCGGAATGATGAGAGCCCTCGGATTTACTCGAAATCGAATTCGCCTTGTTTTTGTTCAAGAGGCCGGACTGGTTGGAGGTCTTGGACTTTTTGGTGGGCTTCTGCTGGGAAGCCTAATTATCGCGTTCATAAACGCGCAAAGGATTCCATTTACGCCCCCTGGAGCTTCCCATGAAATTCCGATGCTTCTCCTTCCTCATTTTGGTTTTACTGTAATTACCTGTGGATTTATTCTTTTTTTAAACTTACTCACGACATGGTTTGTTGTTGGGCAAATTAGTCAAAAGAATATCTCTCATCTGATTATGGGAAATCATGGTTAA
- a CDS encoding outer membrane lipoprotein-sorting protein: protein MRTTQRQPLYLRIACACTLFAIFPIFAQGESKYSAESLLKESDRARGAADQTEGITWKAHIHTEDNGNTSNIDYLIKVRGDNAMAEALSPPRNKGQITLFNNRSVWFYKPGLKKPVSVSPRQKLSGQAANGDIASTNYARDYTGNIVGEENLDGVQTYKLELKAKVKDVTYDQILY from the coding sequence ATGCGGACAACACAAAGACAACCTCTGTATCTCAGAATCGCATGTGCGTGCACCCTCTTCGCAATATTCCCAATATTCGCTCAGGGCGAGAGCAAATATTCTGCAGAATCTCTATTAAAGGAGTCAGATCGAGCGCGTGGAGCCGCTGATCAAACCGAGGGAATAACATGGAAAGCCCACATCCATACAGAGGACAATGGAAATACTTCTAATATCGACTATCTCATCAAAGTTCGTGGAGACAATGCTATGGCTGAGGCATTGTCGCCTCCACGAAATAAAGGACAGATAACCCTCTTCAATAATCGTAGCGTTTGGTTTTATAAACCGGGTTTAAAAAAACCCGTTTCGGTATCACCACGCCAAAAGTTGTCTGGCCAAGCGGCCAACGGTGACATTGCCTCCACAAATTACGCCCGCGATTATACAGGAAATATTGTGGGAGAAGAAAATCTCGATGGAGTTCAGACTTACAAATTAGAACTGAAAGCCAAGGTAAAGGATGTCACTTATGATCAAATCCTCTACTAG
- a CDS encoding ABC transporter ATP-binding protein, giving the protein MQTDPKATLKVPEKFIVTVRNLKKSYLLGETRVHALNGVNLHLSAGAFTALIGASGSGKSTLLNMIGCIDDPSEGTVLIDDINVQNLNDTEKSRLRNQKIGFIFQSFNLIPVLNVSENVELPLLIQPHLTRKDREYRVHQAISDVGLKDFVLHRPDQLSGGQRQRVAIARALVTQPRLVLADEPTANLDSQTSHKIIDLMLELNRKHNVTFLFSTHDEKLMKRVSHILHIQDGLMTL; this is encoded by the coding sequence ATGCAAACTGACCCGAAAGCCACACTCAAGGTACCTGAAAAATTCATTGTGACTGTTCGAAATCTCAAAAAATCATATCTCTTAGGAGAAACTAGAGTTCACGCCCTGAACGGTGTAAATTTGCATCTCAGTGCCGGAGCATTTACGGCCCTTATCGGCGCTTCAGGCTCAGGTAAAAGTACTCTTTTGAATATGATTGGCTGTATAGATGACCCTAGCGAGGGGACCGTCCTTATTGATGACATTAATGTACAAAATCTGAATGATACCGAAAAAAGTCGCTTAAGAAATCAAAAAATTGGATTTATATTTCAATCGTTCAATCTTATTCCAGTACTTAATGTTTCCGAAAATGTTGAACTTCCTCTTTTGATCCAACCTCATCTCACTCGAAAGGACCGGGAATATCGAGTTCATCAGGCCATCTCGGACGTTGGCCTAAAGGATTTTGTGCTCCACCGTCCAGACCAACTTTCTGGGGGACAAAGGCAAAGAGTGGCAATCGCTCGTGCTTTAGTTACTCAGCCACGCCTGGTCTTAGCTGATGAGCCCACTGCCAACCTGGATTCCCAAACCTCCCATAAAATCATCGATCTTATGCTTGAACTCAACAGAAAGCACAATGTTACTTTTTTGTTTTCAACTCATGATGAAAAGCTCATGAAGCGAGTGTCCCATATTTTACATATTCAGGACGGTTTAATGACCTTATGA
- a CDS encoding FtsX-like permease family protein: MKWPQTLLLAWRNVIRHWRHSLSTLIAIAGGFTAICLFDGFMEGIKQQSLESFSVRFMMGDIIIERPETQFHLTDGDFSYTLSKEEQAFLEEFFQQDPDFLMRSRFLGVLGMADNGSTHAIFYGSGYDLVDGTKMRGPIWDWNTLAGKPLHLSNPFSALLGKGLGKRLDCEMENPEPDPHPNGGYAHEDRPFHCHSNRLQISATTESGQINAFDVEVAGIIDVSIRELDSKYISFSLETAQRLLNTDRILRTTVKLKDPSRVGAFTSRLRENARERGFNFDIIPVMEHQVSKITRDGLRLISLFRGLFMTIVILISILSIANTMMKAVTERTREIGTLRSLGLLPNEIRRIFACEGTLIAINSSLLGLVSTLIISTLINASRLSYSAGVLATPLPLRVFWVPESWGSISILLMGLAFVTAWVASKKATSRIIADNLRHVT; this comes from the coding sequence ATGAAATGGCCCCAAACTCTTCTCTTAGCATGGAGAAACGTAATTCGACACTGGAGACACTCACTCTCAACCCTCATTGCGATTGCAGGCGGTTTTACTGCGATTTGCCTTTTTGATGGCTTCATGGAGGGAATCAAACAGCAGAGTTTGGAGTCATTTTCAGTTCGATTTATGATGGGCGATATCATTATAGAAAGGCCCGAAACCCAATTTCATCTCACCGACGGCGATTTTTCGTATACCTTGAGCAAAGAAGAGCAGGCCTTTCTCGAAGAATTTTTCCAGCAGGATCCCGATTTTTTAATGCGCTCGCGATTTCTCGGCGTCCTCGGAATGGCCGACAATGGATCAACTCATGCAATTTTTTACGGAAGCGGATATGATTTAGTTGACGGGACAAAAATGCGGGGGCCCATTTGGGATTGGAATACTCTGGCTGGAAAGCCATTGCACCTGTCCAATCCATTCTCTGCCTTGCTCGGGAAGGGACTTGGAAAGCGCCTGGACTGCGAAATGGAAAACCCCGAACCAGATCCACATCCAAATGGGGGGTATGCCCACGAAGACAGACCCTTTCACTGTCACTCAAATAGACTCCAAATTTCGGCCACGACTGAGTCAGGGCAGATCAATGCCTTCGATGTTGAAGTGGCCGGAATTATTGACGTGTCTATTCGCGAGTTAGATTCCAAATACATTAGTTTCTCTCTCGAAACTGCTCAACGACTACTCAACACTGATCGCATCTTACGAACGACCGTAAAACTGAAGGACCCCTCCAGGGTTGGAGCTTTTACTTCACGCTTACGGGAGAATGCTCGGGAAAGAGGATTTAATTTTGATATAATACCCGTGATGGAACATCAGGTGTCAAAAATTACGCGCGACGGCCTCAGGCTCATTTCCTTATTTCGAGGGCTTTTTATGACGATTGTCATTCTGATTAGTATTCTGTCTATTGCTAACACAATGATGAAGGCAGTGACCGAGCGAACCAGAGAAATCGGCACCTTGCGAAGTCTCGGTCTGCTTCCAAACGAAATCCGTAGAATCTTTGCTTGCGAAGGCACATTGATCGCAATCAACTCGAGTCTCCTGGGCTTGGTGTCTACCCTTATTATTTCGACCTTGATCAATGCCAGTCGACTCAGCTACTCCGCTGGCGTGTTGGCAACTCCCTTGCCATTGCGTGTATTTTGGGTACCAGAATCTTGGGGGAGCATCTCCATCTTGCTCATGGGTCTCGCCTTTGTCACAGCTTGGGTGGCCTCAAAAAAGGCAACTTCCAGGATTATTGCCGATAATCTCCGTCATGTGACCTAG